CGTGGTGTGGTAGGAGTATCAGGGCGCACGATTAGTAATGACGATGTTGCGCGAGCCGTAGAAGCCGCCCGTGCAGTTTCAATTCCGCATAACCGCGAAGTGATTCATGTGATTCAACGCGATTTTGTTGTGGATGGGCAGGGGGGCATTCGTGTTCCGACGGGGATGCACGGCTACCGGCTGGAAGTGGAAACGCATGTGATTACTGCCGCGGCGGCCACGGTGGAAAACTTGCGTCAGGCCGTTGCGGCGGCCGGAGTACACGCCAGCCAGTTTGTGCTCAATCCCCTGGCTTCCGCCGAGGTAGTTCTCTCAGACTCAGAGCGCGAGATGGGGGTGGTTGTGTGTGATATTGGCGGTGGCACAACCGATATGGCAATTTTCATTGATGGCGATGTGTGGCACACGATGGTGCTGGGCGTTGGCGGCAATCATGTCACCTCCGATATTGCCCACGGACTGCACTTATCGCTTGAGCAAGCCGAAGAGATAAAACTAAAGCACGGGCATGCGCTGCAAAGCGAGATTGATCCCGAAGAAGCTTTCTATATCAATCCCTTTGGCGAAAAAGATCCCGTAAAAATTTTACGCGGCGATCTGACCCATATTATTGAAGCGCGTGTTGAAGAAATATTTAGCCTGGTTTTGCAGGAAATCAAACGCTCGGGTTACGATGGCTTGCTGCCTGCAGGCATGATCTTGACGGGCGGTGTGAGCAATTTGCCAGGGATTCGCCAATTGGCAAAAGACGTGCTGGGGATGCCGGTGCAAATTTCCCAGCCCAAGAATATTATCGGTATGGTCGATCAACTGGATTCTCCGGCGTATGCGACCAGTGTTGGTTTGTTACGTTGGGCTGTGCTGATGAGTGAATTTGTCGGTGCTTACAGTTCACGTCGCCCGATCATCTCGGGTGAAAACGTAGATTGGATGAAAATGAAGGACTGGCTGCGGCGATTGTTGCCTTAGCAAATTTTAAGAAAGACCAGCAGTATTATGAAGGAGCTTTTGGTAGAATAGAGGAATTCTTTTGAGCCTTCACGAAGCAGGTGCTCCAGATTTCCTCAGGCGCTAACATAAAAGCTCAAAACGAGGAGAAAACAAAATGCAAACAATGAATCAACCTGAATCATTTGCCCGCATAAAAGTGGTTGGTGTTGGCGGTGGCGGTTGCAACGCGGTTGACCGCATGATCGATGAAGGCCTGCAAGGTGTGGAATTCATCGCGGTCAATACCGATGCTCAGGCGCTGGCTCTGTCCCGCGCTTCCATCCGGGTGCGCATTGGCGATAAGCTAACGCGCGGCCTGGGTTCTGGCGGCGACCCCGAAGTTGGGCAAAAAGCTGCCGAAGAATCGGCCGAGGAGCTATATAATGTTCTCAAAGGCTCCGATATGACCTTTATTACCGCCGGAATTGGCGGTGGCACCGGAACGGGTGCCTCCTCGGTGATCGCCCAAATCTCGCGCGAGATTGGCGCGCTGACGATTGGCGTTGTCACCCGCCCCTTTACATTTGAGGGCGCCCGGCGCATTAAATCTGCCGAACTGGGAATTGATGGTCTCAAAGAGCACGCCGATACACTTATCGTTATCCCCAATGATCGCCTGCTCCAGATTGTCGATAAACGCTCCAGCCTGCAAGACGCCTTCAAAGTTGCCGATGACGTTCTGCGCCAGGGCATTCAGGGCATCTCAGAGCTGATTACTATCCCTGGCCTGATTAACCTCGACTTCGCCGATGTGCGCACCATCATGTCCGAGGGTGGCGCCGCGCTCATGGCCGTAGGTAAAGCCTCGGGCGAAGAACGTGCCCGCGATGCAGCCGAGCAAGCTATCTCCAGCCAATTGTTGGATATTACGATTGATGGCGCGCGCGGCATTCTCTTCAACGTCACCGGTGGCCCCGGGCTGACGCTCTTTGAAGTCAACCAGGCTGCCGCAATCATCAAAGAGACCGCGCACCCCGATGTGAACCTGATCTTTGGCGCTGTGATCGATCCCGATATGGGCGATGATCTGCGTGTGACCGTGATTGCCACCGGCTTCGAGAGTTCGGGCATTCCGCGCAACATCATGGAGCGCGCCGTCCGCCAGCGTGAGGTTGTACCCGAAAAAGCGCAACGCGAAGAATTTAAACCGCGCACGCTCAATACAGAAGACCTGGACATTCCCACCTTCTTACGTAACCGCGTGCGTTCGTAGCCTTTTTTTAACTACATATACAATGGGTTTCCGAAGCCTATAGAAAACTGGCAAAACCCCTTCGATTATTCGAGACTTCGGAGGTTTACCATCTGGTAACAAATTAATATTTCGTTGATCTAAAAAATTAGAGGCTTTGCCTCCTCCTCACAAAGCCTCTATCCATCTGTTTGCCCCTTGTTCCCCGCCACAAGTTTATGGTGGGGAACTGGGTTTTAAGGCGAAACTCGGACACGCTTTCAGAAAGCCTCTCACATCTGTCGCAAGTGTTTTCAATATTTCATGCTACTCGGCGGCCCCCCAATCTTAAAGGCTTTAACTCTCCAGAATATATTAAGGTAAATTAGTACCCCGGAAAGGTTGCTGTAATAGCTCAGGCGTGCTAGAATGTAAATCGCTCAACCACTATATATTTGGATTGATTAAGAGTGCACCCCCATATATGGGGGTTGGTTTTGGGTGTGACTTATGCTATGTCCCTATTGTCAGACAGAACGTTCGCGAGTAATTGATACCACAAAAGACAAGCGTTGGGGCGTTCGCCGCCGCCGCGAGTGTTTGGCCTGCGCTCAACGATTTAGCACCATTGAGCGCCCTATTTTGGCTACGCCATTGCTGATTAAAGAAGATGGCACGCGTGAGGAATTTGATCGTGAAAAACTGATGCGCGGCATTCGTATTTCGTGTGTCAAACGCCCTGTTTCTGCGGCAGATATTCAACGTTTAGCGGGCGAAGTCGAAGCCACCTTGCAGGCGATGGGCAAGGCTGAAGTTTCATCAAGAGTTGTGGGGGATATTGTCATCGCGGGACTCAAAGAATTAGACCATATCGCCTATATTCGTTATGCGATTGTCTATTTGGGCCTCGATGACCTAATTTCCGTTCGTACAGAAATTGACCGCCTACTCGATAGCAACTAAACGTGGGGGCAGCGGTAAGTCGATTTATTGAGCAAAGAGGAGCGTTTAATGGTTTTAACGACTAATACACACCAAATTGAAAAAGTGCAATTGCCTGATGATATGCGCCAAATAAAACTGTCGGAAAATTCATATCAGGTTTTCAAGCGCCGTTATATGCGCCGGGATCAATATGGACAGCCGGTTGAAACTGTGGAAGAGACCTTCTGGCGCGTGGCCTGGAATATTGCCGCGGTGGAAGAAGCATGGGGCGGGACTCCCTCGGAGTTGGCGCACCAATATTATGATCTGCTTGCCGAAAAGCGTTTTCTCCCAAATTCACCCACCTTCACAGGGGCAGGCACTCCCCTGGGACAGTTGGCCGCTTGCTTTGTGCTGCCACTCAGTGATGATATGGGGCGCTGGAACGATGGCATCTTCCAGACACTGCGCAACGCAGCGCTGATCCAGCAAACGGGTGGCGGCAATGGATTTTCATTTTCGCGCCTGCGTCCAAAAGGAGCGTTAATTAAAACATCCTCCGGTGAGGCCACCGGGCCGGTTGGTTTTTTGCGAGTGTACGATAAAGCATTTGGGGAAATTGCTCAGGGTGGCACGCGCCGCGGGGCCAATATGGCCGTGTTACGCGTCGATCATCCCGATATTGAAGAATTTATCATCTGCAAGACCGATGAAAATGCAATTACCAATTTCAATATCTCAGTGGGCATTACCGATGCTTTTATGAAAGCAGTTGAACATGATGCCTTATGGTCGCTACGCTTTCCCGATGTTGACCATCCTTCCTATCGCGGTTTTAGCGGCACGCTCGATCAGGCTGAGGCAGCCGGCATTCCTGTGATTACCCATAAGCGTGTACGGGCGCGCCAACTTTTCGACAAGATCGTTGCCCACGCGCATCATAACGGTGAGCCGGGCGTGCTTTTTTTGGATGCCGCAAATCGTAGCAACCCGGTACCGCATCTCTATATGCTTGAAGCGACAAATCCGTGTGGTGAGCAATTTCTGGGGCCTTATGAGAATTGCTGTCTTGGTTCAATCAATTTGGCCCAGCACTTTGGCCCGGACGGCAATGTGGATTGGAAAAAACTGCAAAACTCCGTAGAACTCGCTACGCGCTTTTTGGATAATGTCGTCGACGCGAATGCCTATGTCCCCGCAGTGCCAGAATTGCGTAAAGCCGCGCTCAACGCCCGACGGATTGGTTTGGGCATCATGGGTTTGGGCGATATGATGTACCATGCCGGTATTCGCTACGGCTCTGCAATTGGGCAAGAATTTGCCGCTCAGGTGATGGAATTTGTGCGCTTTCATGTTATGAAGACCAGCATCGAGCTTGCCCGGGACCGCGGCCCATTCCCTGGAATATCGGGCAGTATCTATGACCCGCAGAACCTCACCTGGGAATCGCCCAGTCCGCTAAGCCCTTATCATCAGGATTGGGAGCGCCCAACGCTGGATTGGGATGAGATTCTGGATGGCATTCGTCAATATGGCATTCGCAATGCCGCCCAAACGACCATTGCTCCCACAGGCACAATTGCAACCGTGGCAGATTGTGAGGGTTATGGCTGCGAACCTGTGTTTGCCCTGGCCTATACCCGTCATGTGGATGACAACGGCAAGGATATGAAACTCACTTATACCAGCCCCTTATTTGAGAAAGCGCTCTTTGAAGCGGGTATCGAAGAAGATACTCATCAGGAGATCGTCGCCGGGGTGGTGGAGAGTGGGAGTTGCCAGAATGTTGAGATGCTTCCCGAGCACTTGCGTGAAACATTTGTCGTCTCACAAGATATTAGCGCGGATGAACATGTGCGTATGCAGGCTGCTTTGCAGGCATTTGTCGACAACAGCCTTTCCAAGACGATTAATTTTCCCCCAGACGCGCTCGAAGAAGATGTTGCCACAGCCTATAAATTGGCCTGGGAATTGGGTTGTAAAGGGACTACGGTTTATATAACCGGTTCGCGCCAGAAAGTAGTTCTGGAGACACAATCAACTGTAAACGAGAAGGGAAATGGCCGGATGGTTGCGCCTGCCGCCGAGAAAGAGCCATTGGTCCTGTGGCATGAGACCAAGAAACCGCGCCCGCGTCGTCTCAAGGGGTATACCTACAATGTTAACACACCGTTGGGGAAAGCCTTTGTGACCGTCAATGAAAACGGGGGCGACCAACCTTTTGAAGTTTTCATCAACACCGCTAAAGCAGGCTCGGACACAGCCGCGGTTTCTGAAGCTATTGGGCGCTTGCTTTCGTATTTATTACGCATCGCCTCACCGATTGAACCCCGTGAACGTCTTAACGAGATCGTTCATCAACTTTCTGGAATTGGCGGTGGCCGATCCCTGGGTTTTGGTGTGAACCGGGTACGCTCTTTGCCCGATGGTGTATCGCAGGCTCTGCGCGAATATCTCGAAAACTCGCTCGATGAATATGCCTGGAAAGAAGCGGAGCACGGTAATGGGCATCATGCGAATGAGAAACAACCCACACCAGCCGTGGATGAAACCCGTCCGCCGAACTTTAAAATTGGTGATCTCTGCCCTGATTGCGGGCAAGCCGCGGTGGTAAATGAGGAGGGCTGCCGCAAATGTTATGCCTGCGGCTATAGCGAATGTTGAAACCCAAAAACGCCGGAGTGTGTCCGGCGTTTTTGGGTTAAAGTTCATGCAAATCATGCGACACTTTGCAAGCCCAAGTGCAAAGTGTCGCATGATTTGGTATGATATTGTAACAAAGTAACCGGGAAAGTATTTTCGTCAGTTAAGGCGATTACGATTTACTGGAGTGCAGGATGGGAAACGCAATGTGGGTTTCAAGGCTTCTATATTTTGTGGGGATTACTATATCTCTTCTGGTCTTGTGGTTGACTTGGAAATACCGTGGCACAAGGGGTAGGTTGGCGTGGTGGGGGTTGGTCTTGGTAGATAATTTATTTGTAATTGCTTATATGCTGGAAATAATCAGTCCGGATATGAGCAAAAAACTATTCTGGGGTAATTTGCGTTTTATTGTGACTGCTTTTGGCCCGTTGGCATGGCTATATTCCAGTTTTTTGTTTTCACAGCGCCAGACACGATATCCTAGAGTCTTGTGGCCGATTTTATTACTTTGGCCAACCATTTTTATCCTGTTGGTTTATACCGATCCTTTTCACCGTCTCATCTACCCCCCAGGTTCGCTAAAATTCATTTCATCCAATTTGCTATTGGACTACTCTTTGCCGCTAATTACCCAATTGTTGATTGCATATAGTTTTATTATTGCTGCAATTGCAATCTTCATTTTCGTTGCGCGTTTTTTTTCAGTGCGCAAGATATTTCGCTGGCAAATTGCAACCCTTCTGTTTGGTATTTTATTTCCCTATGTTGGGATACTCCTTTCATTGTTACCCAATATGATACCAAATGATTTAGATCTGACTTTTTATACCATTGTTATTGGCAACCTAATCCTTGCCTGGGGCTTATATCGTTATCAGTTATTTGATATTATCCCCATCGCACGCGAAGTCCTAATTGAAAATATTCATGATGGTGTTTTGGTATTGGATGAACAGCAACGCGTAGTAGATATCAACCCCATTGCGTTAGCTTATATAAACCTGGACGACATGGATGTAATTGGAAGTGATGTGTCCATGATATTGCCAGTAGAAAAAAGAGAGCTTCAAAATCTTGATAATAATGGTTCTCTGATAGAAATTCAACTTGCCAATGGAGATGAAAAACGCGCTCTTGAGATCAAAGGCGTGCAACTTGAAGATAAATCGGGGAATATCACCGGTAGATTGCTGGTTCTTTACGATATTACCGAGAAGAAACACGCCCAACAAAAGCTTGAAGCCGCAAATAAGCAATTGATAGGTTTAAATGCCCGCTTGCAGAAAGCGAACACGGAGTTAGAGAAACTCAGTAAAATCAAAGATGAATTTATCGCCAACATTTCCCACGAACTGCGCTCACCACTGAATAATATTCGCCTCAATCATGATCTATTATCTATGCGCCCCGAATCATCTGAAAAATATCTGGATGTACTCAAGCGTGAAACCGAGCGCCTGACAGTGTTGATTGAAGATTTGCTAATGGTCTCGCGGGTAGAACAGCAACAAGTCCAACCGAAGAAAAGCCCTTTTGACCTCAACCAATTGCTAACCGAATACTTTACAGACCGCCAGGCGCTTGCTCGTGATCGTGGATTATCCATGTCGCTGGTGTTGGATGAAACGATCCCGTTTGCGACAGCCGATCGAGCGATGGTTAGCTATATGATCAGCGCGCTGTTGACAAATGCGATCAATTTCACCCCGGCTGGCGGAACGATTACCGTTGCCTCGCACCAACGCTCAAAAACGGAAAACACTTGCGTCGGAATCAGTATTACAGATACAGGCATTGGTATTTTGCCCGAAGAGCAGACCAAAATCTTCATGCGGTTTGTTCGCGGTGCCGCGATTCCCTATAACATTCCTGGCACAGGGCTGGGATTGGCCGTCGTGAAAGAATTGGTTGAACTCCATCGGGGCGAAATTCAACTGACCAGTACAGGCATTCCGGGGGAAGGGAGCAAATTCCAGATTTGGTTGCCGGTATGTGACAAATGAACCGCGCTCCTCATGCGTAACAAGCTCGCTCACAGCATCACGAAAACCCCCTTCTCGTAACACTTTTAAAAAATACGCTGGTTCAAATTGTGGTTCTCCGGTACACTATAAATATCAGTTGGCTCAATAATCGAATAAGGTGTTTGGGGAAGCACGTATAATTCAACCCGCGAGCCGGTCAGAATTTTTATTATACCGATGGAGGTGTTCTTATGTTTGCTAATCTATTTTTGAGTGGAGCATTGCTTCAACGCGCGGGCCTGCCGCTATGGGTGTGGTTGTTGATTTTCGTGATCGTTGTGTTGATTGTGATATTCGCAGCCATGATGAATGCCCGACGAAGCGGTGCGGATGTGGAAGTTCACGCTCACGCTGACCACGCCGAGGCTGCTCCTGCACCCGAAGCGCCAGCTACTCCCGATGATCTTACCAAGGTCGAAGGCATTGGCCCCAAGATTTCCAGTGTCTTCCAGGCTGCGGGAATCACAACTTTTGCCAAGATGGCCGCAACCGAAGCCAGCGCCTTGCAGAAAATCCTTGACGAGGCCAATATTCGCCTGGGGAATCCTGAAACCTGGCCTGAACAAGCTGCTTTGGCCGCCAAAGGCGATTGGACTGCGCTTGAAAAATTGCAAGATGATCTTCAGGGTGGGCGTCGCGCCTGATCAGGAATATCTAGAAAATTGAGTGTGCGAGGCGCTGTTAGCCTGGCACACTCTTTTTTTCAGTCTGTGAATCGAAAATCCTATGCCGAATTCTGTAATTGAGTTAATCCACCAGCATGGCTCGGTGCGTCATTACAAGCCCGATCCAGTGTCTACTGACCTGATCGAAACCATCGTTGCCGCGGGGCAGCGCGCTTCAACCTCATCGAATTTGCAGGTGTATAGCGTGGTTGTGACCACCACTGCCGAGAAACGCACCCAACTCATGGCCTTGAGCGGCAATCAGGCACATATTGGACAGGCGCCGGTATTCCTGACCTGGTGCGCCGATCTCAGCCGTTTGGAGCGGGTCTGTGAGATGCAAGGCTCTCCTCATGAGAGCGGCCATATTGAAAGTTTTCTGCTTGCCGCGGTGGATGTCAGTTTGGTGATGCAAAACGCCGCCCTGGCCGCCGAATCGCTGGGGCTGGGTATCTGCTATATTGGCGGCATTCGTAATCAATCGCAAGCGGTGATTGAATTGTTGAATCTGCCGCGGTTGGTATTCCCCCTTTGTGGCATGACCCTCGGATGGCCCGAACGCCCCCCGCGTATTCGTCCGCGGTTGCCGTTGGAGGCAGTACTCCATTGGGAGCAGTATCACCCCGACGATCGTGCGCAGCTCCTGGCTTATGATCAGGCGATGCTTGAGACGGGTATCTACCGCGGGCGGCAGGTATCCGGCGGCGCGGCAACAATTCCCCAGGAATACGGCTGGCTGGAACATTCTGCCCGGCGTGCTTCGAAAATTCATCGCCCTGAACTACGCCAGATTTTGCTGGATGCTGGTTTTGAACTGAAGTAGGAGACGATATGGCAAAACATCTTGTTCTGGTCGCTGGAAATATTGGCGCTGGAAAAACATCACTCACCGAACGGCTGGGGCAACGTCTGGGCTGGCGCACGGCTTTCGAATCGGTTTCGGACAACCCCTATCTTTCTGATTTTTACGCCGATATGCGCCAGTGGTCGTTCCATTTGCAGGTTTTCTTTCTTGGGCATCGCGCCGAGCAGCATCTCGAATTGGCGCACGATCCCCAATCTACAATTGCCGATCGCAGCATTTATGAAGATGCCTACATTTTCGCTCGCGCCCTGCACCATCTTGAGAACCTCAGCGAACGAGATTACAAGGCCTACCGCCGCTTGTTTGAATTGGTCACGGCGAGCTTGCCCTCGCCCGACCTGCTAATTTATCTCAAAGCCCCGGTGCCGGTGTTGATTGAGCGCATTCGGCAGCGCGGCCGCGCGATGGAGACTGGCATTACCGCCGATTATCTCTCGTTGCTGGAATCTTTTTATGTGGATTGGTTGGACAGCTTTGATATTTGCCCGGTACTGACGATCCAATCGGATGATCTGGATTTTGTAAATAAAAAAAATCATCTTGATATTGTCGAGCAGCGCATTCTGGATAAATTATCTGGCAAAGAGGAGCTGATTTTTTCCTCATAAATTCGCAGCCGCAGGCGGAGGATGCCGAGGCGATATCAGGTGATGGGGTATACGATATTATTTTCAATGGGACTGTCGCCTGCGCGTATTGGTGATAAAATCGCCCCATGATTTTCCCCCCTGGAATTCCACCTTCCAAGCGCATATTCGATCTGCTGCTAACCATTCCCGGTCTCATTGTACTCTCGCCGCTGCTATTGTTGGTGGCCTTGTTGGTACGTATTTATCATGGCCGCCCGGTTCTATTTTCCCAAACCCGGCCTGGATATCGCGGTGAATTATTCAAGCTCTATAAATTCCGCACAATGACGAATGAACGCGACGCCGCGGGGAAACTGCTCCCCGATGAGCAGCGCCTGACGCGTCTGGGCCGTATATTACGGGCAACCAGTCTCGATGAACTCCCCGAATTCTTGCTCATACTCACCGGAAAAATGAGCCTGGTCGGGCCACGTCCCTTGCTGGTGCAATACCTGGAACGTTATAGCC
The window above is part of the Chloroflexota bacterium genome. Proteins encoded here:
- the ftsA gene encoding cell division protein FtsA, which encodes MESPIIVGIDVGTTKTCTLVARLENDNQLRILGVGIEPSKGMRKGGVVDLNAAGAVIARAVEKAEHTSGLEIESALVSLAGSFITSENSRGVVGVSGRTISNDDVARAVEAARAVSIPHNREVIHVIQRDFVVDGQGGIRVPTGMHGYRLEVETHVITAAAATVENLRQAVAAAGVHASQFVLNPLASAEVVLSDSEREMGVVVCDIGGGTTDMAIFIDGDVWHTMVLGVGGNHVTSDIAHGLHLSLEQAEEIKLKHGHALQSEIDPEEAFYINPFGEKDPVKILRGDLTHIIEARVEEIFSLVLQEIKRSGYDGLLPAGMILTGGVSNLPGIRQLAKDVLGMPVQISQPKNIIGMVDQLDSPAYATSVGLLRWAVLMSEFVGAYSSRRPIISGENVDWMKMKDWLRRLLP
- the ftsZ gene encoding cell division protein FtsZ, whose translation is MQTMNQPESFARIKVVGVGGGGCNAVDRMIDEGLQGVEFIAVNTDAQALALSRASIRVRIGDKLTRGLGSGGDPEVGQKAAEESAEELYNVLKGSDMTFITAGIGGGTGTGASSVIAQISREIGALTIGVVTRPFTFEGARRIKSAELGIDGLKEHADTLIVIPNDRLLQIVDKRSSLQDAFKVADDVLRQGIQGISELITIPGLINLDFADVRTIMSEGGAALMAVGKASGEERARDAAEQAISSQLLDITIDGARGILFNVTGGPGLTLFEVNQAAAIIKETAHPDVNLIFGAVIDPDMGDDLRVTVIATGFESSGIPRNIMERAVRQREVVPEKAQREEFKPRTLNTEDLDIPTFLRNRVRS
- the nrdR gene encoding transcriptional repressor NrdR translates to MLCPYCQTERSRVIDTTKDKRWGVRRRRECLACAQRFSTIERPILATPLLIKEDGTREEFDREKLMRGIRISCVKRPVSAADIQRLAGEVEATLQAMGKAEVSSRVVGDIVIAGLKELDHIAYIRYAIVYLGLDDLISVRTEIDRLLDSN
- a CDS encoding adenosylcobalamin-dependent ribonucleoside-diphosphate reductase — encoded protein: MVLTTNTHQIEKVQLPDDMRQIKLSENSYQVFKRRYMRRDQYGQPVETVEETFWRVAWNIAAVEEAWGGTPSELAHQYYDLLAEKRFLPNSPTFTGAGTPLGQLAACFVLPLSDDMGRWNDGIFQTLRNAALIQQTGGGNGFSFSRLRPKGALIKTSSGEATGPVGFLRVYDKAFGEIAQGGTRRGANMAVLRVDHPDIEEFIICKTDENAITNFNISVGITDAFMKAVEHDALWSLRFPDVDHPSYRGFSGTLDQAEAAGIPVITHKRVRARQLFDKIVAHAHHNGEPGVLFLDAANRSNPVPHLYMLEATNPCGEQFLGPYENCCLGSINLAQHFGPDGNVDWKKLQNSVELATRFLDNVVDANAYVPAVPELRKAALNARRIGLGIMGLGDMMYHAGIRYGSAIGQEFAAQVMEFVRFHVMKTSIELARDRGPFPGISGSIYDPQNLTWESPSPLSPYHQDWERPTLDWDEILDGIRQYGIRNAAQTTIAPTGTIATVADCEGYGCEPVFALAYTRHVDDNGKDMKLTYTSPLFEKALFEAGIEEDTHQEIVAGVVESGSCQNVEMLPEHLRETFVVSQDISADEHVRMQAALQAFVDNSLSKTINFPPDALEEDVATAYKLAWELGCKGTTVYITGSRQKVVLETQSTVNEKGNGRMVAPAAEKEPLVLWHETKKPRPRRLKGYTYNVNTPLGKAFVTVNENGGDQPFEVFINTAKAGSDTAAVSEAIGRLLSYLLRIASPIEPRERLNEIVHQLSGIGGGRSLGFGVNRVRSLPDGVSQALREYLENSLDEYAWKEAEHGNGHHANEKQPTPAVDETRPPNFKIGDLCPDCGQAAVVNEEGCRKCYACGYSEC
- a CDS encoding PAS domain-containing protein; this translates as MGNAMWVSRLLYFVGITISLLVLWLTWKYRGTRGRLAWWGLVLVDNLFVIAYMLEIISPDMSKKLFWGNLRFIVTAFGPLAWLYSSFLFSQRQTRYPRVLWPILLLWPTIFILLVYTDPFHRLIYPPGSLKFISSNLLLDYSLPLITQLLIAYSFIIAAIAIFIFVARFFSVRKIFRWQIATLLFGILFPYVGILLSLLPNMIPNDLDLTFYTIVIGNLILAWGLYRYQLFDIIPIAREVLIENIHDGVLVLDEQQRVVDINPIALAYINLDDMDVIGSDVSMILPVEKRELQNLDNNGSLIEIQLANGDEKRALEIKGVQLEDKSGNITGRLLVLYDITEKKHAQQKLEAANKQLIGLNARLQKANTELEKLSKIKDEFIANISHELRSPLNNIRLNHDLLSMRPESSEKYLDVLKRETERLTVLIEDLLMVSRVEQQQVQPKKSPFDLNQLLTEYFTDRQALARDRGLSMSLVLDETIPFATADRAMVSYMISALLTNAINFTPAGGTITVASHQRSKTENTCVGISITDTGIGILPEEQTKIFMRFVRGAAIPYNIPGTGLGLAVVKELVELHRGEIQLTSTGIPGEGSKFQIWLPVCDK
- a CDS encoding NADPH-dependent oxidoreductase — its product is MPNSVIELIHQHGSVRHYKPDPVSTDLIETIVAAGQRASTSSNLQVYSVVVTTTAEKRTQLMALSGNQAHIGQAPVFLTWCADLSRLERVCEMQGSPHESGHIESFLLAAVDVSLVMQNAALAAESLGLGICYIGGIRNQSQAVIELLNLPRLVFPLCGMTLGWPERPPRIRPRLPLEAVLHWEQYHPDDRAQLLAYDQAMLETGIYRGRQVSGGAATIPQEYGWLEHSARRASKIHRPELRQILLDAGFELK
- a CDS encoding deoxynucleoside kinase, which encodes MAKHLVLVAGNIGAGKTSLTERLGQRLGWRTAFESVSDNPYLSDFYADMRQWSFHLQVFFLGHRAEQHLELAHDPQSTIADRSIYEDAYIFARALHHLENLSERDYKAYRRLFELVTASLPSPDLLIYLKAPVPVLIERIRQRGRAMETGITADYLSLLESFYVDWLDSFDICPVLTIQSDDLDFVNKKNHLDIVEQRILDKLSGKEELIFSS
- a CDS encoding sugar transferase, producing the protein MIFPPGIPPSKRIFDLLLTIPGLIVLSPLLLLVALLVRIYHGRPVLFSQTRPGYRGELFKLYKFRTMTNERDAAGKLLPDEQRLTRLGRILRATSLDELPEFLLILTGKMSLVGPRPLLVQYLERYSPNQARRHAVLPGITGWAQINGRNALTWADKFRLDVWYVDHWSLWLDIKILTLTLWKVIRREGISQPGHATAEEFMGNETDDR